A single window of Providencia alcalifaciens DNA harbors:
- a CDS encoding MFS transporter, with the protein MNRSLSLWLAVALMMFPQIVETIYSPALTDIAAAFQVNAEKASQTLSLYFFAFAFGVVFWGRMCDVIGRRPTILLGLFLYGVAAVSALFVSHFYGLLLLRMLSAFGAAVGSIGTQTMMRDSFQGHTLAKVFSVMGIALAISPALGMIFGASLVWLGSYRAIFMGLALLAAILLLWSCYKLPETKPQNVIKTPFLTTVLHMLGDKRILQNVMLIAFFNINLFSYYQLGPFIFEQLTFNQQQFGLTGILLALGVGLGSLINHTLLAKKWSAEKLVKLASSLSVVSSCLVYLLQGHIWFVLPIMGIVVGYGIAIANILAHALDNYQDRKGTAGAILGLFYYLGLALGLMAAGEVQNLGLVLITSSLILLLTALKYRT; encoded by the coding sequence ATGAATCGTTCACTTTCCTTATGGCTTGCAGTGGCTTTAATGATGTTTCCGCAAATTGTCGAAACCATTTACAGCCCCGCATTGACTGATATTGCGGCTGCATTTCAGGTGAATGCCGAAAAAGCCTCTCAAACGCTTTCGCTGTATTTTTTTGCTTTCGCTTTTGGTGTCGTATTTTGGGGCAGAATGTGTGATGTGATTGGCCGTCGCCCCACTATTTTACTGGGGTTATTTCTGTATGGAGTTGCCGCTGTAAGCGCACTTTTTGTCTCGCATTTCTATGGGTTACTGCTACTGCGTATGTTATCCGCGTTTGGTGCCGCAGTAGGCTCTATTGGCACACAAACTATGATGCGTGACAGTTTTCAAGGTCATACGTTAGCCAAAGTTTTCTCGGTGATGGGCATCGCCTTAGCGATAAGTCCTGCACTTGGCATGATTTTCGGTGCCAGCTTAGTTTGGCTAGGTAGTTACCGAGCCATTTTTATGGGTTTGGCTCTCTTAGCCGCCATACTTTTGTTATGGTCATGTTATAAGCTTCCTGAGACCAAACCACAGAACGTGATCAAAACCCCATTTTTAACCACGGTTTTACACATGTTAGGGGATAAACGGATTCTCCAAAATGTGATGTTGATTGCATTTTTCAACATTAATTTATTCAGTTATTACCAGCTTGGACCCTTTATTTTTGAACAATTAACGTTCAACCAACAACAATTTGGTCTGACAGGTATTTTATTAGCATTAGGTGTCGGTCTCGGTTCGCTGATTAATCACACATTATTGGCGAAAAAGTGGTCAGCAGAAAAACTGGTGAAATTAGCCAGTAGCCTATCTGTTGTCAGTAGTTGTTTAGTTTATCTACTGCAAGGTCATATTTGGTTTGTGCTGCCAATAATGGGCATTGTGGTGGGATATGGGATCGCAATTGCGAATATTTTGGCGCACGCTCTGGATAATTATCAAGACAGAAAAGGCACCGCCGGCGCAATTTTAGGTTTATTTTACTATTTAGGATTAGCTCTCGGATTAATGGCCGCCGGCGAGGTTCAAAACCTAGGATTAGTGCTTATCACTTCAAGCCTAATACTGCTCCTTACCGCATTAAAATACCGAACTTGA
- a CDS encoding AraC family transcriptional regulator: MAWLLQTDEFQTHWYDAPVLGIAAQMGQHDSGAHTHEMGQLLFTQQGCIRISLQNEISLLPPGRVAWIPPFTSHRVQMRASVGYRSVYLSQEYAKQISDHVSILSISPLLRELLERIAVAPFESDWREGRLARLLPVFIDELQCATEEPTLLSLPQDRRFKSLDLERLPPPLNQLAQTVGASEKTITRIFLKETGMSYQVWRQQWRFIKGIELLAQKKTYGFITQELGLTSDSAFISFFRKMSGMTPREYSGGSRLKSRIKIER; the protein is encoded by the coding sequence ATGGCGTGGTTATTACAGACAGATGAGTTTCAAACTCACTGGTATGATGCCCCCGTATTGGGGATTGCAGCCCAAATGGGACAACATGATTCTGGTGCGCATACCCATGAAATGGGGCAATTGTTATTTACACAACAAGGCTGCATTCGTATCAGTTTACAGAATGAAATTTCGTTACTACCGCCAGGGAGAGTTGCGTGGATCCCGCCGTTTACGAGCCATCGAGTACAAATGCGCGCTTCGGTAGGGTATCGGTCTGTTTATCTAAGCCAAGAATATGCGAAGCAAATTTCTGACCATGTGTCTATTTTAAGTATCTCTCCTTTGCTTCGAGAGTTGTTGGAACGTATCGCGGTGGCTCCTTTTGAGAGTGACTGGCGAGAAGGGCGATTAGCAAGGTTACTTCCTGTTTTTATTGATGAATTACAATGTGCAACAGAGGAACCCACGCTACTTTCTTTACCTCAAGACAGGCGTTTTAAGTCCCTTGACCTAGAACGACTTCCTCCACCTTTGAACCAATTAGCTCAAACTGTTGGTGCCAGTGAGAAGACCATTACGCGAATTTTTCTAAAAGAGACTGGAATGAGCTACCAAGTGTGGCGACAACAATGGCGGTTTATCAAAGGGATAGAGTTATTAGCGCAGAAGAAAACCTACGGATTTATTACTCAAGAGTTAGGTTTGACCAGTGACAGTGCATTTATTAGCTTTTTCCGCAAAATGAGCGGAATGACACCACGGGAATACAGTGGTGGATCAAGACTAAAAAGTAGAATAAAAATAGAACGTTAG
- a CDS encoding citrate synthase — translation MADNKAKIMTGSKGDFELDILSPTIGQDVIDVRALGSKGFFTYDPGFTSTASCESKITYIDGDKGVLLHRGFPIDQLATQASYLEVCYILLYGEAPTQEQYNTFKNTVTRHTMIHEQITRMLNGFRRDSHPMAVLCGVTGALAAFYHDALDVNNPRHREITAYRLLSKMPTVAAMCYKYSIGQPFVYPRNNLSYAGNFLHMMFSTPCEEYVVNPVLERAMDRILILHADHEQNASTSTVRTAGSSGANPFACIAAGIASLWGPAHGGANEACLRMLEEIQTVEHIPAFIERAKDKNDSFRLMGFGHRVYKNHDPRATVMRETCHEVLNELGLNDSLLEVAMELERIALNDPYFIEKKLYPNVDFYSGIILKAMGIPSSMFTVIFAIARTIGWIAHWNEMHDEGLKIARPRQLYTGYDRREFSSELDKK, via the coding sequence ATGGCTGATAACAAAGCTAAGATAATGACTGGAAGTAAAGGTGATTTCGAACTAGACATCCTAAGCCCGACCATTGGCCAAGATGTTATCGATGTACGAGCTTTAGGTTCTAAAGGGTTTTTCACATACGACCCCGGTTTTACTTCTACCGCATCCTGTGAGTCAAAAATTACCTATATCGATGGTGATAAAGGCGTTCTACTCCACCGTGGTTTCCCAATTGATCAACTCGCCACTCAAGCCTCGTACCTTGAAGTTTGTTATATCCTGTTATACGGCGAAGCACCAACCCAAGAACAATATAATACATTTAAAAATACGGTAACTCGCCACACCATGATCCATGAGCAAATCACTCGTATGCTTAATGGTTTCCGTCGTGACTCTCACCCAATGGCAGTTCTGTGCGGGGTAACGGGTGCTCTGGCAGCGTTCTATCACGATGCATTAGACGTTAATAACCCTCGCCACCGTGAAATCACCGCTTACCGTCTGCTGTCCAAAATGCCGACCGTTGCAGCGATGTGTTACAAATACTCTATCGGACAACCTTTTGTTTATCCTCGTAATAATTTATCTTACGCGGGTAATTTCTTGCACATGATGTTCTCTACTCCATGTGAAGAATATGTGGTTAATCCAGTACTTGAGCGCGCAATGGACAGAATTTTGATCCTGCACGCTGACCACGAACAAAACGCATCAACCTCAACAGTCCGTACCGCAGGTTCTTCCGGCGCTAACCCATTTGCGTGTATTGCAGCAGGTATCGCATCTCTGTGGGGACCTGCTCATGGTGGTGCTAACGAAGCCTGCTTACGTATGCTTGAAGAAATTCAAACTGTTGAGCACATCCCTGCATTTATCGAACGTGCGAAAGATAAAAACGACTCTTTCCGCTTAATGGGCTTCGGTCACCGCGTTTATAAAAATCATGACCCACGCGCTACCGTTATGCGTGAAACTTGCCATGAAGTACTGAACGAGTTGGGCCTAAATGATAGCCTGCTTGAAGTGGCCATGGAATTAGAACGTATCGCACTGAACGACCCGTACTTCATTGAGAAGAAACTGTACCCTAACGTTGACTTCTACTCAGGTATCATCCTAAAAGCAATGGGTATTCCATCTTCAATGTTTACCGTTATCTTCGCGATTGCACGTACCATTGGTTGGATTGCACATTGGAACGAAATGCACGATGAAGGTCTGAAAATTGCACGTCCTCGCCAACTGTATACTGGCTATGACAGACGTGAGTTCAGCTCTGAGTTAGACAAAAAATAA
- the sdhC gene encoding succinate dehydrogenase cytochrome b556 subunit — translation MGKIVKKQRPVNLDLQTIHFPITAISSILHRVSGVITLIAVGILLWLLGTSLSSPEGFQYASEVMTGFFAKFILWGILTALAYHICGGIRHMLMDFGCVDETLAAGNSSAKITFVITVILAILAGILVW, via the coding sequence GTGGGCAAAATTGTGAAAAAACAAAGACCTGTCAACCTTGATTTGCAGACGATTCATTTCCCGATTACTGCAATATCGTCGATCTTGCACCGTGTCTCTGGCGTCATTACTCTCATCGCAGTTGGTATTCTGCTTTGGTTGCTAGGGACTTCTCTCTCCTCTCCAGAAGGTTTTCAATACGCGTCTGAAGTAATGACTGGCTTTTTTGCTAAGTTCATTCTTTGGGGGATCTTAACAGCGCTGGCTTACCACATTTGTGGTGGTATTCGTCATATGCTGATGGATTTCGGTTGTGTTGATGAAACCCTTGCTGCGGGTAACTCATCCGCAAAAATTACATTTGTAATTACTGTAATTCTGGCAATTCTGGCGGGGATCTTAGTATGGTAA
- the sdhD gene encoding succinate dehydrogenase membrane anchor subunit: MVSNASALGRTGIQDWLLIRGSAIVIVLYVLYIVGFVAINDITYEVWRGFFASSVTKVFTILTLFSILVHAWIGMWQVLTDYVKPLAIRLVLQLAIVVGLLAYLIYGTIVVWGA, from the coding sequence ATGGTAAGTAATGCTTCAGCTTTAGGCCGTACTGGTATCCAGGACTGGCTATTAATCCGTGGCTCGGCGATCGTTATCGTCCTCTACGTACTCTACATTGTTGGCTTCGTAGCGATTAATGATATTACCTACGAAGTATGGCGAGGCTTCTTTGCCTCCTCTGTGACTAAAGTATTCACCATCCTCACATTGTTCTCGATTCTTGTACATGCTTGGATCGGTATGTGGCAAGTACTGACTGACTATGTTAAGCCGCTGGCGATTCGCTTAGTACTACAACTGGCCATCGTGGTTGGTTTGCTGGCTTACTTAATTTACGGAACAATTGTTGTGTGGGGTGCATAA
- the sdhA gene encoding succinate dehydrogenase flavoprotein subunit, translating into MNLPIREFDAIVIGAGGAGMRAALQISQQGLSCALLSKVFPTRSHTVSAQGGITVALGNTHPDNWEWHMYDTVKGSDYIGDQDAIEYMCKTGPEAILELEHMGLPFSRLEDGTIYQRPFGGQSKNFGGEQAARTAAAADRTGHALLHTLYQQNLKNHTTIFSEWYALDLVKNQDGDIVGCTAICMETGELVYFKAKATILATGGAGRIYQSTTNAHINTGDGVGMAVRAGVPLQDMEMWQFHPTGIAGAGVLVTEGCRGEGGYLLNKDGERFMERYAPNAKDLAGRDVVARSIMIEIREGRGCDGPWGPHAKLKLDHLGKDVLESRLPGILELSRTFAHVDPVKEPIPVIPTCHYMMGGIPTKVTGQAIRYNEKGEDEVIPGLFAVGEIACVSVHGANRLGGNSLLDLVVFGRSAGLHLNESIMEQGPMRDASESDIDAAMARFNRWENARTGEDPTDIRKALQSCMQNNFSVFREGDAMAKGLEELKEIRERLKNARLDDTSTEFNTQRIECLELDNLMETAYATAQAANFRTESRGAHSRFDFPDRDDANWLCHSLYLPQSETMTRREVNMQPKLREAFPPKIRTY; encoded by the coding sequence ATGAATCTGCCAATCAGAGAGTTTGACGCTATCGTTATCGGTGCGGGCGGTGCAGGTATGCGCGCAGCACTACAAATTTCTCAACAAGGCCTATCTTGTGCTTTGTTATCTAAAGTATTTCCAACTCGTTCTCATACTGTGTCAGCGCAAGGTGGTATCACTGTTGCACTGGGCAACACACATCCTGACAACTGGGAATGGCATATGTACGATACTGTTAAAGGTTCCGACTATATCGGTGACCAAGATGCTATCGAATACATGTGTAAAACGGGGCCAGAAGCTATCCTTGAATTAGAACATATGGGATTGCCTTTCTCACGTCTTGAAGATGGGACGATTTATCAACGTCCATTCGGTGGCCAGTCTAAGAACTTCGGTGGTGAGCAAGCGGCACGTACTGCTGCTGCGGCTGACCGTACTGGTCATGCACTATTGCATACTCTGTATCAGCAAAATTTAAAAAACCACACTACGATTTTCTCCGAATGGTATGCCCTGGATTTAGTAAAAAACCAAGATGGCGATATCGTAGGTTGTACTGCAATCTGCATGGAAACGGGCGAGCTGGTTTACTTCAAAGCGAAAGCAACCATCTTAGCAACGGGCGGTGCGGGCCGTATTTACCAGTCTACCACTAACGCACATATCAATACTGGTGACGGTGTTGGTATGGCTGTGCGTGCTGGCGTTCCATTGCAAGATATGGAAATGTGGCAATTCCATCCAACGGGTATTGCTGGCGCAGGTGTTCTGGTCACAGAAGGCTGCCGTGGTGAAGGTGGTTACCTGCTGAACAAAGATGGCGAGCGCTTCATGGAACGTTATGCACCAAACGCAAAAGACCTTGCTGGTCGTGACGTTGTTGCACGTTCAATCATGATTGAAATCCGTGAAGGTCGTGGCTGTGATGGTCCATGGGGTCCACACGCGAAACTGAAACTGGACCACTTAGGAAAAGATGTTCTGGAATCTCGCTTACCGGGTATCCTTGAATTATCTCGTACTTTTGCCCACGTTGACCCAGTTAAAGAGCCAATCCCAGTTATCCCAACTTGTCACTATATGATGGGTGGTATTCCAACTAAAGTGACGGGTCAAGCGATTCGCTATAACGAAAAAGGCGAAGACGAAGTGATTCCGGGTCTGTTTGCTGTGGGTGAGATTGCTTGTGTATCTGTTCACGGCGCAAACCGTCTAGGCGGTAACTCCCTGCTTGACCTCGTGGTATTTGGTCGTTCTGCTGGTTTACACTTGAATGAATCCATCATGGAACAAGGTCCAATGCGTGATGCATCTGAATCAGACATCGATGCAGCAATGGCTCGTTTCAATCGTTGGGAAAATGCGCGTACGGGTGAAGATCCAACTGATATCCGTAAAGCACTGCAATCTTGTATGCAGAACAACTTCTCCGTATTCCGTGAAGGGGATGCAATGGCGAAGGGCTTAGAAGAACTGAAAGAAATCCGTGAACGTCTGAAAAATGCGCGTCTGGATGACACTTCAACTGAGTTCAATACCCAACGTATCGAATGTTTAGAGCTGGATAACCTGATGGAAACTGCTTATGCAACTGCACAAGCTGCAAACTTCCGTACAGAGAGCCGTGGTGCTCACAGCCGCTTTGACTTCCCAGATCGTGATGATGCAAATTGGTTATGCCACTCATTATATCTACCGCAATCTGAAACGATGACTCGTCGTGAAGTGAACATGCAACCTAAGTTGCGTGAAGCCTTCCCACCGAAGATTCGTACCTATTAA
- a CDS encoding succinate dehydrogenase iron-sulfur subunit: protein MKLEFSIYRYNPDVDNAPRMQDYTLEVKEGRDMMLLDALIQLKEQDPTLSFRRSCREGVCGSDGLNMNGKNGLACITPLSALTRSGKKIVIRPLPGLPVVRDLIIDMTQFYTQYEKIRPYLINDNKNPPARENLQSPVQREKLDGLYECILCACCSTSCPSFWWNPDKFIGPAGLLAAYRFLIDSRDTETDSRLDDLNDAFSVFRCHSIMNCVNVCPKGLNPTKAIGHIKSMLLKHSA from the coding sequence ATGAAACTAGAATTTTCGATTTATCGCTACAATCCTGATGTAGATAATGCGCCACGCATGCAAGATTACACCCTTGAAGTGAAAGAAGGGCGTGACATGATGTTGCTGGATGCATTAATTCAGTTAAAAGAACAAGACCCAACGCTTTCATTCCGTCGTTCTTGCCGTGAAGGTGTGTGTGGTTCCGATGGTCTGAACATGAACGGTAAAAATGGGCTGGCATGTATTACGCCATTGTCTGCTTTAACCCGTAGTGGCAAAAAAATTGTGATCCGTCCATTACCCGGTCTGCCAGTTGTTCGTGACCTGATTATTGACATGACACAGTTTTACACCCAATACGAAAAAATTCGTCCGTATCTTATTAATGATAATAAGAATCCACCGGCGCGTGAAAATTTACAGTCACCAGTACAACGTGAAAAACTCGATGGTCTCTATGAGTGTATTTTGTGTGCATGCTGTTCAACTTCATGCCCATCGTTTTGGTGGAATCCAGACAAATTTATCGGTCCTGCGGGTCTGTTAGCTGCGTATAGATTCTTGATTGATAGTCGCGATACTGAAACAGATTCACGATTAGATGATCTGAACGACGCTTTTAGTGTTTTCCGCTGTCATAGCATTATGAATTGTGTCAATGTATGCCCTAAAGGACTAAATCCAACGAAAGCTATCGGTCACATTAAGTCTATGTTGTTGAAACATAGTGCCTAA
- the sucA gene encoding 2-oxoglutarate dehydrogenase E1 component, translating into MQNGVMKDWLDSSFLAGANQSYIEQLYEDYLTDPNSVDVEWREIFQQLPGAGNSGEQLHSQARDYFRRLAKDSTRYHTSVSDPTIDAKQVKVLQLINAFRFRGHQNANLDPLGLWKREAVPDLDPTFHNLTKEDFDETFNVGSFAIGKETMKLSELYDHLKRIYCGSIGAEYMHITNTEEKRWIQQRLESVNVAQQFSKEEKRRFLAELTAAEGLERYLGAKFPGAKRFSLEGGDALIPMLKDLIHHAGKQDTREVVLGMAHRGRLNVLINILGKKPAELFDEFAGKHKDHSSAGDVKYHQGFSSDFETAGSRVHLALAFNPSHLEIVSPVVIGSVRARRDRLDEGRSNMVLPITIHGDSAVTGQGVVQETLNMSQARGYEVGGTMRIVINNQVGFTTSNPKDTRSTEYCTDIVKMVQAPIFHVNADDPEAVSFVTRLALDFRNTFKRDVMIDLVCYRRHGHNEADEPSATQPIMYQKIKQHPTPRKIYADRLIEAGVVSANEVTEMVNLYRDALDRGDCVVEEYREMGLHSYTWEPYLNHEWNEQYKSGYDIKRLTELATKLSTIPEGIVAQSRVEKIYADRAEMAKGEKLLDWGAAETLAYGTLVDEGVPIRLSGEDAGRGTFFHRHAVVHNQTNGSVYVPLQNVHSGQGVFNVWDSVLTENAVLAFEYGYATTEPRALTIWEAQFGDFANCAQVVIDQFISSGEQKWGRMCGLVMLLPHGYEGQGPEHSSARLERYLQLCADQNMQVCVPSTPAQVYHMLRRQALRDMRRPLIVMSPKSLLRHPLAVSSMDELANGSFQPVIGEIDEINPKDVKRVVMCSGKVYYDLLEQRRKKEQKDVAIVRIEQLYPFPREDIQKVFAQYAHVKDFVWCQEEPLNQGAWYCSQHNFHEAIPAGATLRYAGRAASSSPAVGYTSVHQEQQAALVNDALNIA; encoded by the coding sequence ATGCAGAACGGCGTAATGAAGGACTGGCTGGATTCAAGCTTTCTGGCAGGCGCGAACCAGTCTTATATAGAACAGCTCTATGAAGATTATCTGACTGACCCTAATTCCGTAGATGTCGAATGGAGAGAAATCTTCCAGCAACTACCTGGAGCGGGTAATAGCGGTGAGCAATTACATTCGCAAGCACGAGACTACTTCCGTCGCTTAGCAAAAGATTCTACCCGTTACCACACCTCTGTTAGCGATCCAACGATCGACGCAAAACAAGTTAAAGTTTTGCAGCTTATCAATGCCTTCCGCTTCCGCGGACATCAAAATGCAAATCTCGACCCGTTAGGACTTTGGAAGCGCGAAGCCGTTCCAGATCTGGACCCTACATTCCATAACCTAACCAAAGAAGATTTCGACGAAACTTTCAACGTGGGTTCATTTGCAATTGGCAAAGAAACCATGAAACTCAGCGAGCTATATGACCACCTGAAGCGCATCTATTGCGGTTCCATTGGTGCGGAATATATGCACATTACTAACACAGAAGAAAAACGTTGGATCCAACAGCGTTTAGAGTCTGTGAATGTTGCGCAGCAATTTTCTAAAGAAGAAAAACGTCGCTTCTTAGCTGAATTAACGGCAGCGGAAGGTCTTGAGCGTTACCTTGGTGCAAAATTCCCAGGTGCAAAACGTTTCTCTTTAGAAGGTGGTGATGCACTGATCCCAATGCTGAAGGATCTTATCCATCATGCAGGCAAGCAAGACACCCGTGAAGTGGTACTTGGTATGGCGCACCGTGGCCGCCTAAACGTCCTGATCAACATTCTGGGTAAAAAACCGGCTGAATTATTTGATGAATTTGCTGGTAAGCACAAAGACCATTCAAGCGCAGGTGACGTTAAATATCACCAAGGTTTCTCTTCTGATTTCGAAACTGCGGGTTCCCGTGTTCACTTAGCACTGGCATTTAACCCATCGCATTTAGAAATCGTGAGCCCTGTAGTTATCGGTTCTGTACGTGCTCGCCGTGACCGTCTGGACGAAGGTCGCAGCAACATGGTTCTGCCAATCACCATTCACGGTGACTCTGCAGTAACCGGTCAAGGTGTTGTACAAGAAACCCTGAACATGTCTCAGGCTCGTGGTTACGAAGTTGGCGGTACTATGCGTATCGTTATCAACAACCAAGTTGGTTTTACAACCTCCAACCCGAAAGACACACGTTCAACAGAATACTGTACTGATATCGTGAAAATGGTGCAGGCACCTATTTTCCACGTTAATGCTGATGACCCTGAAGCGGTCTCATTTGTGACTCGCTTGGCCTTAGATTTCCGTAACACCTTTAAGCGCGATGTGATGATCGACTTAGTATGTTACCGCCGTCATGGTCATAACGAAGCTGATGAGCCAAGTGCAACTCAGCCAATCATGTACCAAAAAATTAAACAGCACCCAACCCCACGTAAAATCTACGCAGATCGTTTAATCGAAGCTGGCGTGGTTTCTGCGAATGAAGTCACTGAAATGGTTAACCTGTATCGTGACGCGTTAGACCGTGGTGATTGTGTTGTTGAAGAATATCGTGAAATGGGTCTGCATTCTTACACATGGGAACCGTACTTAAACCATGAGTGGAATGAGCAATATAAATCTGGTTACGATATTAAACGTTTAACAGAATTAGCGACTAAGCTGAGCACGATCCCTGAAGGTATCGTTGCACAATCTCGTGTTGAGAAAATTTATGCTGACCGCGCTGAAATGGCGAAAGGCGAAAAATTACTCGACTGGGGTGCTGCAGAAACTCTGGCTTACGGTACGTTAGTTGATGAAGGCGTTCCAATCCGTTTATCCGGTGAAGATGCGGGTCGTGGTACCTTCTTCCACCGTCACGCAGTTGTTCACAACCAAACCAATGGTTCTGTGTACGTGCCTCTGCAAAATGTCCATAGCGGCCAAGGCGTATTCAACGTTTGGGACTCTGTTCTGACTGAAAACGCAGTATTGGCATTTGAATATGGCTATGCAACAACTGAACCGCGCGCGCTGACTATCTGGGAAGCTCAGTTCGGTGACTTTGCTAACTGTGCGCAAGTTGTTATCGACCAATTCATTAGCTCTGGTGAGCAAAAATGGGGTCGTATGTGTGGTCTGGTCATGTTACTGCCTCATGGTTATGAAGGTCAGGGCCCAGAGCACTCATCTGCACGTTTAGAGCGTTACCTGCAACTGTGTGCGGATCAAAACATGCAAGTGTGTGTGCCATCAACACCTGCTCAGGTTTACCACATGTTACGCCGTCAAGCACTGCGCGATATGCGTCGTCCTCTGATTGTTATGTCACCTAAGTCACTGTTACGTCATCCATTAGCCGTTTCTAGCATGGATGAGCTGGCGAATGGTTCATTCCAACCAGTTATCGGTGAAATTGACGAAATTAATCCGAAAGATGTGAAACGCGTCGTTATGTGTTCCGGTAAAGTTTATTACGATTTATTAGAACAACGTCGTAAGAAAGAGCAAAAAGATGTGGCTATCGTGCGTATTGAACAGCTGTATCCGTTCCCACGCGAAGATATCCAAAAAGTATTCGCTCAGTACGCTCATGTGAAAGATTTCGTTTGGTGCCAAGAAGAGCCACTGAACCAAGGTGCTTGGTATTGCAGCCAGCACAATTTCCATGAAGCTATCCCAGCAGGCGCAACTTTACGCTATGCGGGTCGAGCAGCTTCTTCTTCTCCAGCAGTTGGTTATACCTCCGTTCACCAGGAACAACAAGCGGCCCTGGTTAATGACGCTTTGAACATTGCATAA
- the odhB gene encoding 2-oxoglutarate dehydrogenase complex dihydrolipoyllysine-residue succinyltransferase — MSSVEILVPDLPESVADAAVATWHKKPGDSVQRDEVLVEIETDKVVLEVPASEAGVLEAIIEEEGATVLSKQLLGRIRLGDSTGIPAEVKEAAPAPAARQTASLEEESNDALSPAIRRLVAEHNLNPADIKGTGVGGRLTREDVEKHLAAKPAATPAAQAPAAAQAPLAHRSEKRVPMTRLRKRIAERLLEAKNSTAMLTTFNEINMQPIKDLRAQYGEAFEKRHGVRLGFMSFYIKAAVEALKRYPEVNASIDGSDVVYHNYFDISIAVSTPRGLVTPVLRDVDAMSMADIEKNIKELAVKGRDGKLTVEDLSGGNFTITNGGVFGSLMSTPIINPPQSAILGMHAIKDRPMAVNGKVEILPMMYLALSYDHRLIDGRESVGFLVAIKDMLEDPTRLLLDV, encoded by the coding sequence ATGAGTAGCGTAGAAATTCTTGTTCCCGATCTTCCTGAATCCGTCGCTGACGCAGCGGTTGCCACATGGCATAAAAAACCAGGTGACAGTGTTCAGCGTGACGAAGTTCTGGTTGAGATCGAAACAGACAAAGTTGTTCTTGAAGTTCCAGCAAGTGAAGCTGGTGTTCTGGAAGCCATTATTGAAGAAGAAGGTGCAACTGTTTTATCTAAACAGTTACTGGGTCGCATTCGTTTAGGCGATAGCACAGGTATCCCTGCTGAAGTTAAAGAAGCAGCACCGGCACCAGCAGCACGCCAAACTGCGAGCTTAGAAGAGGAAAGCAACGATGCACTGAGCCCAGCGATTCGTCGTCTGGTCGCTGAGCACAACCTGAACCCTGCTGATATCAAAGGGACTGGTGTTGGTGGTCGTCTGACTCGTGAAGATGTTGAAAAACATTTAGCAGCTAAACCAGCTGCGACACCAGCGGCTCAAGCACCAGCTGCAGCTCAAGCACCATTAGCTCACCGTAGTGAAAAACGTGTTCCGATGACTCGCCTGCGTAAACGTATTGCAGAGCGTCTGTTGGAAGCTAAAAACAGCACTGCGATGTTAACAACCTTCAACGAAATCAACATGCAGCCTATCAAAGACCTGCGTGCACAGTACGGTGAAGCTTTCGAAAAACGTCACGGTGTACGTTTAGGCTTTATGTCTTTCTACATTAAGGCGGCGGTTGAAGCACTGAAACGCTATCCAGAAGTGAACGCTTCTATTGATGGCTCTGACGTGGTTTACCATAACTATTTTGACATCAGTATTGCGGTATCAACACCGCGTGGTCTGGTAACCCCAGTTCTGCGTGATGTGGATGCAATGAGCATGGCTGATATCGAGAAAAATATTAAAGAGCTGGCTGTCAAAGGTCGCGACGGTAAATTAACTGTTGAAGATTTAAGTGGCGGTAACTTCACTATCACTAACGGTGGTGTGTTCGGTTCTCTGATGTCTACTCCAATCATTAACCCACCACAAAGCGCAATCTTAGGCATGCATGCCATCAAAGACCGCCCAATGGCTGTTAATGGTAAGGTAGAAATTCTTCCAATGATGTATTTAGCGCTGTCTTATGACCACCGTTTAATCGATGGTCGTGAATCAGTTGGCTTCTTAGTGGCTATCAAAGATATGTTGGAAGATCCAACTCGTTTACTGCTAGACGTATAG